The genomic region TGACCGGGGGCGCACAGGAGCACAGACCCCGCGCGCGATACACCCTGGACCGTCCCGATTGTCCATGCCAACCCCGTGGTTGCACCACTTCATGCCGAATCTCCGGCGGACGTACCGGAACCGTCACTTCCGTGCCACAGCGTTCTGACAGCCGTTGAACAGGCCGTTCGCCGTGCAGGAGGGTTGGCCGTGACGGCGGCCCGTCCTTCCTCGGGGGAGAGGACGGGCCGCCGTCCGGTCACTCGCTGGTGACCGTGAAGTGCAGTGTGTCCTTCAGGAACGGGATCTGGAGCCAGGGATTCGGCTGCGCCATCATCGCCAGCAGGACGATCGCCAGGCCCATGACGCCGTACGTGACGATGTCCGTGAACCGGGAGCGGACGGCGAGCATGCCGACGTCCGGCAGCAGCCAGCGCATCGCGCCACCGCCCAGCAGGGCGATGCCGATCAGCAGCGTCCCGAGCCGGAACTGCCCGAACGCGGTCACCAGCAGCCCGAGTCCGACCACACCCAGCACGGCGAGGACGGGCCACTGCCGCGCCGGCGCGAACGCGTCCCCGGGCGCCGCCCGGCCACCGCCCTCGGGCCGCGCGGTGTCCTTGGTGAACAACGGAAACCGCCGGGTGACCCGCCGCGGCCGCCCCTCGGCGTCGGGGGCACTGACGGGATCCCGCACGGTGAGATCGCCGTCCTCGTCGCGCACCACAGCATCGGAGTCACCGTCGACCGCACTCGGCGCGTCGTGCTCCCCCTGCACGGCCTGCGCACGGGTACCGGCCGGGGCGCTCTCCGTGTCCCCGGCCTCCGAGGCGCTCGCCGCGCTCCCCGCGTTCCGTTCAGCCGACACTGCGCTCCGCCGCCTCGACCACGTTGACGAGCAGCTGGGCGCGGGTCATGGGGCCGACTCCGCCGGGGTTCGGGGAGATCCAGCCGGCGACCTCGGCCACGTCGGGGTGGACGTCGCCCACGATCTTGCCCTCGGCGCTGCGCGAGACACCGACGTCGAGGACGGCCGCGCCCGGCTTGACGTCCTCGGCGCGGATCAGATGGGCGGAACCGGCCGCGGCGACGATGATGTCCGCGCGCTTGAGGTGCGCCGACAGGTCACGCGTACCGGTGTGGCACTGGGTGACGGTCGCGTTCTCGCTGCGCCGGGTCAGCAGCAGCGGCATCGGCCGGCCGATGGTCACACCCCGGCCGACCACCACGACCTCCGCGCCCTTGATCTCCACGCCGTACCGGCGGAGCAGCGTGAGGACGCCGTTGGGGGTGCAGGGCAGCGGGGCCGGCTCGTTCAGGACCAGACGGCCGAGGTTCATCGGGTGCAGGCCGTCCGCGTCCTTGTCCGGGTCCATCAGCTCCAGGACGCGGTTCTCGTCGATGCCCTTGGGCAGCGGCAGTTGCACGATGTAACCCGTGCAGGCCGGGTCCTCGTTCAGCTCGCGGACGACCGCCTCGATCTCCTCCTGCGTCGCCGTGGCCGGCAGCTCGCGCTGGATGGAGGCGATGCCGACCTGCGCGCAGTCACGGTGCTTGCCGGCGACGTACTTCTGGCTGCCGGGGTCGTCCCCGACCAGGATCGTGCCGAGGCCGGGCGTGACGCCCTTCTCCTTCAGCGCCGCCACGCGGGCGGTCAGGTCGGACTTGATCGCGGCTGCGGTGGCCTTGCCATCGAGAATCTGGGCGGTCATGGCCCCATCCTCGCGGATGACCCGCCCCCGGTTCCAATCCGGCCGCAATACGGGCACCGCGGGGCCCCTCCTCCCGTATCCGTCCATGATCAGTGATGTTGCACTTGCACAACACATCGGGAATGCGGCTGGACAACCCCGTCAGTGGTGAAGAACGATGACCTGACAAGTGCCGCGGGCAGCTCAACGGGGGGACGGTCGCTGTCTGAAGAACTCTCCTCCGTGGCGGTGCCACGCGCGTCCCCGCACTCGGAACAACGGAGGAAAGTCCCCCATGAGCTACGGCGATCCGAACAACCCCTACGGCGCTCCCCAGGGGCAGCCGCAGCAGCCGCAGCAGGGCTACGGCTACCCGCAGCAGCAGGGGCAGGCGCCGGGTTACGGCTACCCGCAGGCCCCTCCGGTGTCCCCGTACGGCGGTCCCGCGGCGCCGACGACGATGCCGGGCTCGGTGGGCGCGGCCCGCGTGATGATGTGGGTCATCGTCGGTCTCCAGGTCGTCGGCGTGGCGTTCTTCGCCTTCGCCGCCGCGGCCCTCAACGCCGCGAAGGACGACGAGTCCCTCAAGGACAACACCGCTTTCCAGGACCTGGTCGGCCAGTCGACCGGCGTGATCTGGGGTTACGTCGTGTTCGGCCTGGCCTGGCTGGTGTTCGCGGCCGTCCTGGCGACCAAGTTCAAGAACGGCGGCAACGGCGCCCGCGTCACCATCCTGGTCTTCGCCATCATCACCGCCGTCCTCGGCATCTACCCGTTCATCCTCGTGGGCCTGGTGCACACCGTCCTGGCCATCCTGGTCGCGGTGTTCGTCGGCAACGCGAACGGCAAGGCCTGGTTCAACCGCCCCCGTTACTGAACGGACCCCGGCGAGCGGACCAGTTCACGCCAATCACATCCAAGGGCCGTGTCTCACCCGTACGAGGGGGGCACGGCCCTGGTGCGTCGCCCTAGTCTGGCGGTGGTAGCTGTCAGGCACGGGGAGAGCACCTTGTACAGCATCATCGTGGTACCTCCGCCGACCACGGAGGACGAGCGAAACCTCAGCCAGATCAGACTCGCGCCCGGCGAACGCCTCACGTTCGGCCGGTCCGCGCACGGCAACGACCTCCGCATCGCCCACGACGGAGTCTCCCGCCGGGCCGGTGAGATCACCGCGCAGGGCGCCTTCTGGATCCTCAGCAACCTCAGCCGCGAACAGACCTACGTGGTGGAGAACCCGGAGGGCGCGGGCGAACACGTCAAGGTCGCGCCGGGACGGCTGGACGCGCCGATCCCCTTCGAGTTCTCGCGGATCGTGCTGCCCGCCGCCGGTGACCTGCTGGGGCTCCAGGTGTGGGCGCCGCGCCACGACTACCTGAGCGGCACGGGCGGCCTCGACGGCGCCACGACCGCGCCGGCCTTCTCCCTCGACCGCACCAAGCGCTACTTCGCGGTCCTGGCGGCCCTGTGCGAACCGCGCCTGCGCGGCGCCCCGCACGCCCCGCTGCCCACCGTCGACCAGGTCGCCGACCGCCTGCGCCCCACCTGGCCGGCCGCGTCCCGCACGTCGGTGCAGTGGAACATCGACTACCTCGCCGTGAAACTGCGCCTCAAGCCGGGCCCGGAGAGCGCGGACACCGGCCCGCGGCTCAACGGCAAGAAGGAGTCCCTGGTCTCCCTGGCGCTCCGCTTCGACCTGGTCCGCGAGGACGACCTGGGCGTCCTGGCCGGCCCGTCGGGCCGGGCGGCCCGGTGACCGAGCCCTACGCCGTTCCGGTGCCGAAGGGCTACCGGGTCGGCGTCTGGGAGGTGCGCGAGCCCCTCGCGACCGGCGCCTTCGGCAGTGTGTACGCGGCCCGGCGCACCGGGGAGGGCCCGGAACTGCCCCGGACGGCCGCCCTGAAGTTCCTGCCCACCGGCACGGCCACGCCCCGCCGGCTGACCCATCTGCGCGAGCTGATCGAGCGGGAGGTCGAGCTGTACCGGCGGCTGAAGCAGCCGAGGCTCGTGCGGATGTACGAGACGCTGACCGTCGACGACCCGCACCGACCGGAGCTGGACGGCGCCACCGTCCTCGTCCTGGAGCGGGCCAAGGGCTCCCTGGCCGCCCTGCTCACCGCCACGCCCCGGCCCGAGGCCGGTCCCGTGCTGCTCGCGCAGATCTGCGAGGGCCTGGCCCAGTTGCACGGCGCCGGCTGGGTGCACGGCGACCTCAAGCCGGCCAACGTGCTGCTGATGGACGACGGTTCGGTCCGGCTCGCCGACTTCAACATGGCCGCCGAACTGGAGGGCACCCACGCCTACACCCCGGCGTTCTCCACGCCCGACTACACCCCGCCCGAGCTCCTGTGGACCGAGATCGGCGAACGGGGGCGCCGGATCCGCCCGTCCGCCGACGTATGGGCCTTCGGGGTCCTGGCGCACCTCGTCCTCACCGACTCCTTCCCGCTGCCCGGCGCGACTCCGACGGCCCGCCGCGACGCGGCCGCCGCCTACGCCCGCGGCACCGACGATTTGCGTCTGTCGCCCGAACTGCCCGACGACTGGCGGCGGATCATCTCCGCCTGCCTCACCCGCTCCCACGAGGACCGCGTGTCCGGTGCCACCCTGCTCGGCCGCGTCCGGGCGGCCGCCGGCACCGGGCACCGCTCCTTCCGCCTGCCCCGCCTGCGCCCGGCCCGCCGCCGCTCCCGTCGTACGGCGGTCCTGGCGGCCGGTGCCGCCGTCGCCGCCCTCGGCTACGGCGTCGCCACCTGGGCCGATTCCGGCGACGACGGCGGGAGCAAGGGCGGCGAGACCCGCAAGGTGACGCCCGCCACCTACGGCGCCTCCGAACTCCGCACCGACAAGGGCGTCCCGGTCGCCTACCGGCGGCTCATCGTCGACTCGGCCCACGACTGCGTGCAGCCGGAGATCACCCCGGCGCTCATCGCCGCGATGCTGAAGGTGGAGAGCGACTTCGACCCCGATCTCTCGGACCCGGACGCGGGAGAGGAGGGCGAGTACGGCATCGCCCGCTGGACGCCGAGCATCCTGCGCTGGTGGATCCGCGCCGACGGCGTCCCCGCGAAGGAGACCCCCAGGCCGCCGCTCACCCCCTCCGAGTCCATCCCGGCCATGGCCCGCTATCTGTGCTTCGCCGAACCGCGCCTGGAGGCCGGGCTGAGCGGCGACCGCCGGGTGCTGGTCGCCGCCGCGTACCGGACGTCGTACAAGAGCGTGAACGACGCGGGCGGTGTTCCCCCGAAGTACCGCGACTACGCCGCCCGCATCGCCCACTACCTCAAGGAGTACACCCCGGCCGCGACGAAGTGACCCTCAGAGTTCACAGGTACTGCCCGTCGCACACACGTCGGTCCGGCAGCCCGCCTCGGGTACCGTTTCCGGCGTCGCTGCCAGGACCACGGCCGGGGGATCCATGTCAGACGCCGCGTTCACGCAGACCGGTGCGGTGCCGCTGCGGCCCGCCGATCCGGTGCGGGTCGGACCGTACGTACCGCTGGGACTGCTCGGCAGCGGCGGCATGGGCCGGGTCTACCTGGCGCGCCAGGGGGACGGGACGCCCGGGCTCGCCGCGGTGAAGGTCATCCGGCCCGAGTACGCCGAGGACGCGCCCTTCCGGCGGCGGTTCGAGCGGGAGGCCACCGTGCACGCGCGGGTGGGCGCGCCCTACACGCCGGAACTGCTGGGCACGGGCTTCGAGCCGGACACCGACCTGCTGTGGATGGCGACCGTGTACTTACCCGGTCTCAACCTGGCGGAGGCGGTGCGGGAATGCGGTGTCCTGCCACCGGAAGACGCCTGGCGGCTGGTCGCCGATCTCGGGCGGGCGCTCGGCGCGCTGGCCGCGACCGGGATCGTGCACCGGGACTTCAAGCCGTCCAACGTTCTCCTGACCCCACAGGGTGCGCACGTCGTCGACTTCGGCATCGCCCAGGCCGTCGACGCCAGCGCGATCACCACGACCGGCAACCGCGTCGGCACGCCCGCCTTCATGTCCCCCGAGTACCTCAGGGACGGCCGCTGCGACACGGCCTCCGACGTGTTCTGCTTCGCGAGCACGGTCGTCCACGCGGTCACCGGGCACGCCCCCTTCGGCGACGGCACCGGCGTGGACGTCCTGCACCGCATCGCCTCGGAGGAACCGAACGCGGAGGTCATGGCGGAGGTGC from Streptomyces chartreusis NRRL 3882 harbors:
- a CDS encoding FHA domain-containing protein, which produces MYSIIVVPPPTTEDERNLSQIRLAPGERLTFGRSAHGNDLRIAHDGVSRRAGEITAQGAFWILSNLSREQTYVVENPEGAGEHVKVAPGRLDAPIPFEFSRIVLPAAGDLLGLQVWAPRHDYLSGTGGLDGATTAPAFSLDRTKRYFAVLAALCEPRLRGAPHAPLPTVDQVADRLRPTWPAASRTSVQWNIDYLAVKLRLKPGPESADTGPRLNGKKESLVSLALRFDLVREDDLGVLAGPSGRAAR
- a CDS encoding DUF3017 domain-containing protein codes for the protein MSAERNAGSAASASEAGDTESAPAGTRAQAVQGEHDAPSAVDGDSDAVVRDEDGDLTVRDPVSAPDAEGRPRRVTRRFPLFTKDTARPEGGGRAAPGDAFAPARQWPVLAVLGVVGLGLLVTAFGQFRLGTLLIGIALLGGGAMRWLLPDVGMLAVRSRFTDIVTYGVMGLAIVLLAMMAQPNPWLQIPFLKDTLHFTVTSE
- a CDS encoding bifunctional methylenetetrahydrofolate dehydrogenase/methenyltetrahydrofolate cyclohydrolase produces the protein MTAQILDGKATAAAIKSDLTARVAALKEKGVTPGLGTILVGDDPGSQKYVAGKHRDCAQVGIASIQRELPATATQEEIEAVVRELNEDPACTGYIVQLPLPKGIDENRVLELMDPDKDADGLHPMNLGRLVLNEPAPLPCTPNGVLTLLRRYGVEIKGAEVVVVGRGVTIGRPMPLLLTRRSENATVTQCHTGTRDLSAHLKRADIIVAAAGSAHLIRAEDVKPGAAVLDVGVSRSAEGKIVGDVHPDVAEVAGWISPNPGGVGPMTRAQLLVNVVEAAERSVG
- a CDS encoding protein kinase domain-containing protein; translation: MTEPYAVPVPKGYRVGVWEVREPLATGAFGSVYAARRTGEGPELPRTAALKFLPTGTATPRRLTHLRELIEREVELYRRLKQPRLVRMYETLTVDDPHRPELDGATVLVLERAKGSLAALLTATPRPEAGPVLLAQICEGLAQLHGAGWVHGDLKPANVLLMDDGSVRLADFNMAAELEGTHAYTPAFSTPDYTPPELLWTEIGERGRRIRPSADVWAFGVLAHLVLTDSFPLPGATPTARRDAAAAYARGTDDLRLSPELPDDWRRIISACLTRSHEDRVSGATLLGRVRAAAGTGHRSFRLPRLRPARRRSRRTAVLAAGAAVAALGYGVATWADSGDDGGSKGGETRKVTPATYGASELRTDKGVPVAYRRLIVDSAHDCVQPEITPALIAAMLKVESDFDPDLSDPDAGEEGEYGIARWTPSILRWWIRADGVPAKETPRPPLTPSESIPAMARYLCFAEPRLEAGLSGDRRVLVAAAYRTSYKSVNDAGGVPPKYRDYAARIAHYLKEYTPAATK